The following proteins come from a genomic window of Gimesia chilikensis:
- a CDS encoding glycoside hydrolase family 71/99-like protein, with the protein MNRSAAPCILLLVSLLACLVQPLAAQDEKNVQPVDPGTLTGKVMVGYQGWFNCPKDGSELGWKHWARLGHRQFGPGNVTVDLWPDVSELDADERYATGFRHADGSRAEVFSSANRKTVLRHFRWMQEYGIDGAFLQRFVSGHPSGLSDPRLLKNMNQVLNHVREGARKSGRTFAVMYDLSGLQEGEVERVFDDWTELREIQRVAEDTQYQRHNGKPLVAVWGIGFSDDRPYSLQECYELVKLFKRNGCAVMLGVPSYWREGTRDAVDDPLLKEIIKAADVISPWSVGRYRSPKEADRHAEQVWQLDRQWCAEEGLDFLPVAFPGFSWHNLHGGELNQIPRRKGDFLWSQIKAAERIGCGMLYIAMFDEVDEATAIFKCTNHPPTGNGGKFVTYEGLPSDHYLKLAGKASRLLKGEPETGAVKKTVPVKKEAERRLLIGYGEGILELDGQNDIVWHYQQPGIETVYDAWKLPNGNVLFAHRFGVREVNREKETVWDFKVPPIKGQQEINSCQPLGDGKVLILDCGNQKLLEVDRQQNVTLSIDLPDGGKNVHNRYMQARKTPQGTYLISYRENKVILELDAQGKEVWRYDLKPQDRPFTAIRLANGRTLIPCITSYQIIEVDPEGKITWILDKRDDLGFELLYPVGVQVRNNGNLVVINSDYHHRQGMDNDVQAFEITRDKRVLWKLMKTDLEEDGKVPVVERGTKMPSHHLLSIQVLGEPAGLK; encoded by the coding sequence ATGAATCGAAGCGCTGCTCCCTGTATTTTACTGCTGGTCAGTCTGCTGGCCTGCCTGGTTCAACCGCTGGCTGCCCAGGATGAGAAGAATGTGCAGCCGGTCGATCCCGGAACGTTGACCGGAAAAGTCATGGTGGGTTACCAGGGCTGGTTTAACTGTCCGAAGGATGGCTCCGAGTTGGGCTGGAAGCACTGGGCCAGGCTGGGGCATCGACAATTCGGGCCGGGAAATGTGACCGTGGATCTGTGGCCCGATGTTTCGGAGCTGGATGCCGATGAACGCTATGCGACCGGATTTCGCCATGCAGACGGCAGCCGGGCGGAAGTTTTCAGCAGTGCGAATCGTAAAACCGTGTTGCGACATTTTCGCTGGATGCAGGAATACGGGATCGATGGGGCCTTTCTGCAACGGTTTGTCTCCGGACACCCCTCCGGACTGTCGGATCCGCGGCTGCTCAAGAATATGAATCAGGTGTTGAACCATGTTCGCGAGGGAGCCAGAAAGTCGGGACGCACGTTCGCCGTGATGTATGACCTGAGTGGTCTGCAGGAGGGAGAGGTTGAGCGGGTCTTTGATGACTGGACGGAACTCCGCGAGATCCAGCGCGTGGCTGAGGATACTCAATACCAGCGGCACAACGGGAAACCGCTGGTCGCGGTGTGGGGCATTGGCTTCAGTGATGATCGGCCGTATTCGCTGCAGGAATGTTATGAACTGGTGAAACTGTTCAAGAGGAACGGCTGCGCGGTGATGCTGGGTGTTCCGTCTTACTGGCGCGAGGGGACGCGGGACGCGGTTGACGATCCGTTGCTGAAGGAGATTATCAAAGCCGCTGATGTAATCAGCCCCTGGTCGGTGGGTCGCTATCGGAGTCCCAAAGAGGCGGATCGGCATGCGGAACAGGTCTGGCAGCTGGATCGTCAATGGTGCGCAGAAGAGGGGCTCGATTTCCTGCCGGTTGCGTTCCCGGGATTCAGCTGGCACAACCTGCACGGGGGGGAACTGAATCAGATTCCGCGGCGGAAGGGAGATTTCCTCTGGTCCCAGATCAAGGCGGCGGAACGGATTGGCTGTGGGATGCTGTATATCGCGATGTTTGATGAAGTGGACGAAGCGACGGCGATTTTCAAATGTACCAATCACCCGCCGACCGGGAACGGGGGCAAGTTTGTCACGTACGAAGGTTTACCCAGCGATCATTATCTCAAACTGGCCGGCAAGGCAAGTCGGCTGCTGAAAGGGGAGCCTGAAACCGGAGCGGTAAAAAAGACCGTCCCGGTGAAAAAGGAAGCTGAGCGTCGACTCCTGATCGGCTATGGGGAAGGGATTCTCGAACTGGACGGGCAGAATGACATTGTGTGGCATTATCAGCAGCCCGGCATTGAAACGGTCTACGATGCCTGGAAGCTGCCGAACGGGAATGTGCTGTTTGCGCACCGGTTCGGTGTGCGGGAAGTCAATCGTGAGAAGGAAACGGTCTGGGATTTTAAAGTCCCTCCGATCAAGGGGCAGCAGGAGATTAATTCCTGTCAGCCGCTGGGTGATGGAAAGGTGCTGATTCTGGATTGCGGCAATCAGAAGTTGCTGGAAGTGGATCGGCAGCAGAATGTGACGTTATCAATCGATCTGCCCGACGGTGGCAAGAATGTACATAACCGGTATATGCAGGCACGCAAGACGCCGCAGGGGACGTATCTGATTTCGTATCGTGAAAACAAGGTGATTCTGGAACTGGATGCTCAGGGGAAAGAGGTCTGGCGGTACGACTTGAAACCGCAAGACCGTCCCTTTACAGCGATCCGGCTGGCAAACGGGAGGACCCTGATTCCCTGTATTACGTCGTATCAGATTATCGAAGTCGATCCCGAAGGGAAGATCACCTGGATTCTGGACAAGCGGGACGACCTCGGTTTCGAACTGTTGTATCCGGTGGGGGTGCAGGTGCGGAACAACGGGAATCTGGTGGTGATCAATTCCGATTATCATCATCGCCAAGGGATGGACAACGACGTGCAGGCGTTTGAAATCACCCGTGACAAACGCGTGCTCTGGAAGTTGATGAAAACAGACCTGGAAGAGGATGGCAAAGTCCCCGTGGTCGAACGCGGCACCAAAATGCCGTCGCATCATCTGCTGAGTATCCAGGTGCTGGGGGAACCGGCGGGGTTGAAGTAG
- a CDS encoding 6-bladed beta-propeller, with the protein MSYHQLHRRDFLYQSLLTGACALGAGRLAAEERKLPVLGQGKFRYRPVASWGVLDERTPVKNCSAMVVDARGRIYLLTDHCANNVIVYDRDGKLLQKWGTRFPGAHGLEIVKEDDREVLFITDLNLHRVFKTTLDGEILMELTYPKSTGKYANEKEYRPAWTLNLPNGDFFVLDGYGKDYILRYNRAGKLLDYFGGPEGGIAHWGPHGGVIDTRGPGEPELVIAMSDQQTIKRLTLEGKLIEEISLPGSNPRMIQIVGEHMFVPHLADNWPKDRESKGYISVLDRDYKIVSNIGGTAPRYVNGKLQPMSQQGGFFRHPHDLVVAADGAIYVPQFASGNTYPVKLVPEV; encoded by the coding sequence ATGTCTTATCATCAACTGCATCGACGCGATTTTCTTTATCAGAGTCTGCTCACCGGGGCCTGTGCGCTGGGGGCGGGGCGGCTGGCTGCGGAAGAACGAAAGTTGCCCGTGCTGGGGCAGGGGAAATTTCGTTATCGGCCTGTCGCCAGCTGGGGTGTGCTGGATGAGCGGACGCCGGTGAAGAACTGCAGTGCGATGGTGGTCGATGCGCGGGGGCGGATTTATTTACTTACCGATCATTGTGCGAATAATGTGATCGTGTATGACCGGGACGGGAAGCTGCTGCAGAAATGGGGCACGCGGTTTCCCGGAGCGCATGGTCTGGAGATTGTCAAAGAGGACGATCGCGAAGTGCTGTTCATTACCGATCTCAATCTGCACCGGGTCTTCAAGACGACGCTGGACGGCGAAATTCTGATGGAGCTGACGTATCCCAAGTCGACGGGCAAGTATGCTAATGAGAAAGAGTATCGCCCCGCCTGGACGCTGAATCTGCCGAACGGGGATTTCTTCGTGCTCGACGGTTACGGCAAAGATTACATCCTGCGTTACAACCGTGCGGGAAAGCTGCTGGATTACTTTGGCGGTCCGGAAGGGGGCATCGCCCATTGGGGGCCGCACGGGGGCGTGATTGATACGCGTGGTCCGGGGGAGCCCGAACTAGTCATCGCGATGAGCGATCAGCAGACGATCAAGCGACTCACACTGGAGGGAAAGCTGATCGAGGAGATATCGCTGCCCGGTTCGAATCCGCGGATGATCCAGATTGTGGGCGAACACATGTTTGTGCCCCATCTGGCGGATAACTGGCCGAAAGACCGGGAGAGCAAGGGGTATATTTCGGTGCTGGATCGCGATTATAAAATTGTGTCGAATATCGGCGGAACGGCACCCCGCTATGTAAATGGGAAGCTGCAGCCCATGTCACAGCAGGGGGGCTTTTTCCGGCATCCGCATGACCTGGTGGTTGCTGCGGACGGGGCGATATATGTGCCCCAGTTCGCGTCTGGGAACACATATCCGGTCAAGCTGGTGCCTGAAGTCTGA
- a CDS encoding HEAT repeat domain-containing protein, giving the protein MALSDEMNQGEIDWTAIARTLGALDDDGREWGSSTTAREAICMIIGTKHLRAAVDHYVSQQKGSELVRNVLWLLHPWCAMERCYEIYQNEKDPDARVEAIELLRVVADRRALPWIKGLLEDPDDGIQCWSAGIVDQLLWSHLVDPEECEELLQIMKNHPNKEVLERYSFIMEFLNERENDS; this is encoded by the coding sequence ATGGCTTTGTCAGATGAAATGAACCAGGGTGAAATCGATTGGACGGCGATTGCCAGAACTCTGGGAGCGCTGGATGACGACGGACGCGAGTGGGGAAGTAGTACAACTGCACGTGAAGCTATCTGCATGATTATTGGAACAAAACATTTACGTGCTGCTGTTGACCATTACGTCAGTCAACAGAAAGGATCCGAGCTGGTTCGTAATGTTCTCTGGCTGCTTCATCCCTGGTGTGCAATGGAACGCTGTTATGAGATCTACCAGAATGAAAAAGATCCTGATGCGCGGGTCGAGGCAATCGAACTTCTCCGTGTCGTAGCTGACAGAAGAGCCTTGCCGTGGATTAAGGGCTTATTAGAAGATCCTGATGACGGCATTCAATGTTGGTCTGCAGGAATTGTAGATCAACTCTTATGGTCACATCTGGTTGATCCGGAAGAGTGTGAAGAACTTCTTCAAATCATGAAGAATCATCCAAACAAAGAAGTTCTCGAGAGATACTCATTTATCATGGAATTTTTAAATGAGCGGGAAAATGACAGCTGA
- a CDS encoding sulfatase yields the protein MKRAPVKSLLFLLLLTLTVVFPVLADEPARNAGAQRDGKPNIVWILVDDMSCHFGYQGEKLVKTPHVDQLAREGVIFSNAYATAPVCSAFRSAVITGMYQTTIGAHHHRSSRGELKIHLPEGMQTIPELFRAAGYFTTNANPEGTRQGKEDYNFVYQKADLYDGFDWRKRAPGQPFFAQYQLQGGKLRNVDRWYAEVKAGLKQLVTADEVTLPPYYPDHPVIREDWAAYLNSVSYTDYQVGKILQQLKEEDVLDKTVVFFLTDHGISHARGKQFLYEEGVKIPFVVWAPEYLSAGVVRDDLITQIDLSATSLALAGIEIPKWMQGRPLFGSQAKPRAYVVSARDRCDETVDHIRSIRKGNFKYIRNYLPQRPYLQPCKYKDGKPFMPVLRELNAAGKLNAVQSLHLAETRPEEELYDLAQDPWEIHNLAGDPAFKQQVAQMRCLLANWELETDDRGRFPEAEAMYDSDMAPYLAKSRKRNPAEAKQLEANINLMKRWHAEGK from the coding sequence GTGAAGCGCGCTCCTGTCAAAAGCTTACTGTTTCTACTGTTGCTCACATTGACTGTGGTGTTTCCCGTTCTGGCGGATGAGCCAGCGAGGAATGCAGGCGCACAGCGGGATGGGAAGCCGAACATTGTCTGGATCCTGGTGGACGACATGTCGTGCCACTTTGGTTACCAGGGAGAAAAACTGGTTAAGACACCGCATGTCGATCAACTGGCCCGGGAAGGTGTTATTTTCAGTAATGCCTATGCGACGGCGCCGGTCTGTTCTGCATTTCGCTCAGCGGTAATTACGGGAATGTACCAGACCACAATTGGCGCGCATCATCATCGCAGCTCCCGGGGAGAATTAAAGATTCATTTGCCGGAAGGGATGCAGACCATCCCTGAATTGTTTCGTGCAGCCGGTTATTTCACCACGAATGCCAACCCGGAGGGGACCCGCCAGGGAAAAGAAGATTACAACTTCGTTTACCAGAAAGCGGATCTCTATGATGGATTCGACTGGAGAAAACGGGCGCCCGGCCAGCCGTTCTTTGCGCAGTATCAACTTCAGGGAGGGAAACTGCGAAATGTGGATCGCTGGTATGCAGAAGTCAAAGCCGGTCTGAAACAGCTCGTAACGGCAGACGAAGTCACGCTGCCGCCTTACTACCCGGACCATCCCGTGATCCGCGAAGACTGGGCTGCCTATTTGAACTCTGTCTCCTACACCGATTATCAGGTGGGAAAGATTCTCCAGCAGTTGAAAGAGGAAGATGTACTCGACAAGACCGTTGTCTTTTTTCTGACCGATCATGGCATCAGTCACGCCCGTGGCAAACAGTTCCTCTATGAGGAAGGGGTGAAAATCCCGTTTGTTGTCTGGGCTCCAGAGTATTTATCTGCCGGGGTCGTACGCGATGATCTGATTACACAGATTGATCTCTCCGCGACGAGTCTGGCACTGGCGGGAATCGAAATTCCGAAGTGGATGCAGGGACGCCCCCTGTTTGGTTCGCAGGCGAAGCCGCGTGCGTATGTGGTGTCAGCCCGCGACCGTTGTGATGAAACCGTAGACCACATCCGCAGTATCCGGAAAGGCAATTTCAAGTATATCCGCAATTATCTGCCTCAACGCCCGTATCTACAGCCGTGTAAATATAAGGACGGGAAACCGTTCATGCCCGTGCTGCGCGAATTAAATGCTGCGGGAAAGTTGAATGCGGTGCAGTCTCTGCACCTGGCTGAGACGCGGCCGGAAGAAGAGCTCTACGATCTGGCTCAAGATCCCTGGGAGATCCACAATCTGGCTGGCGACCCGGCATTTAAACAGCAGGTCGCACAAATGCGATGTCTGCTGGCCAACTGGGAACTCGAGACGGACGACCGGGGTCGTTTCCCTGAAGCAGAGGCGATGTACGATAGTGATATGGCGCCCTACCTGGCGAAGAGTCGCAAACGGAATCCGGCTGAGGCAAAGCAGCTGGAAGCAAATATCAATTTGATGAAACGCTGGCATGCTGAAGGTAAATAA
- a CDS encoding sulfatase-like hydrolase/transferase: MKRLGLILFLFVMTCVMPGHAAEQAASKARRPNIILIMADDVSWECFSSYGAEDYETPHIDALAKQGIRFTNCYSTPLCTPSRVKLMTGKYNFRNYTHFGYLNPNEKTFGQLLQSAGYKTAIAGKWQLNGLYHKADGFKDNTRPFKAGFDEYCLWQVTTGVKVKEGGGERFWSPPLEQNGKYLSIEDNQGKYGPDIMSDFLCDFIKKNKDQPFFVYYPSTLVHNPFVPTPDTIGSAPRTQAANKQPKGKAARKANFVAMVNYLDQIVGKLVKQVEDVGQLENTLILFTADNGTNVQIKSQWNGQTIHGGKGSTTDMGTHVPLVAYWKGHTPQGVVLDDLVDFTDFYPTFAAMAGIKLGKDDPIDGRSFLPQLNGKAGEPREWVLNHYQPYWGRFKGDQYVRNEGFKLYRDGRFFHVPVDLTESQNLAAGQAGTEGEAARGMLQQTLSTIPPAPPVKGGPNAGARSNYPDWRNIVNPND; the protein is encoded by the coding sequence ATGAAGCGACTTGGATTGATCTTATTCCTGTTTGTGATGACCTGCGTGATGCCCGGTCATGCCGCGGAACAGGCTGCATCAAAGGCCCGCCGGCCGAATATTATTCTGATCATGGCGGATGACGTCAGCTGGGAATGTTTCAGTAGTTACGGGGCGGAAGATTACGAGACGCCGCACATCGATGCGCTGGCGAAGCAGGGCATTCGGTTTACGAACTGTTATTCCACGCCGCTCTGCACGCCGTCCCGCGTGAAGCTGATGACGGGGAAATACAATTTTCGCAACTACACGCATTTCGGCTATCTGAATCCCAATGAGAAAACGTTCGGTCAGTTGCTGCAGTCGGCGGGTTACAAGACGGCGATTGCGGGAAAATGGCAGTTGAACGGACTGTATCACAAGGCGGACGGTTTTAAGGATAATACGCGACCGTTCAAAGCGGGCTTTGATGAGTATTGCCTGTGGCAGGTGACCACGGGAGTGAAAGTCAAAGAGGGGGGCGGCGAGCGGTTCTGGAGTCCGCCGCTGGAACAGAACGGCAAATATCTTTCGATTGAAGACAACCAGGGGAAGTACGGTCCGGACATCATGTCGGACTTCCTGTGCGACTTCATCAAAAAGAACAAGGATCAGCCGTTCTTTGTTTACTATCCGAGTACGCTGGTGCACAATCCGTTTGTGCCCACGCCCGATACGATTGGATCGGCACCGCGAACACAGGCTGCGAACAAACAGCCCAAAGGGAAAGCGGCCCGGAAAGCCAACTTTGTGGCGATGGTCAATTACCTGGATCAAATCGTAGGGAAGCTGGTCAAACAGGTGGAGGACGTCGGCCAGTTGGAGAATACGCTGATCCTGTTTACCGCCGACAATGGCACGAATGTGCAAATCAAATCTCAGTGGAACGGCCAGACGATTCATGGCGGGAAAGGTTCGACTACCGACATGGGCACGCATGTGCCGCTGGTTGCTTACTGGAAAGGACACACGCCGCAGGGTGTGGTGTTGGATGATCTAGTCGATTTCACCGATTTCTATCCCACGTTCGCCGCGATGGCCGGGATCAAGCTGGGGAAAGACGATCCCATCGACGGGCGCAGTTTTCTGCCTCAGCTCAATGGCAAAGCGGGAGAGCCCCGGGAGTGGGTGCTGAATCACTACCAGCCTTACTGGGGCCGGTTTAAAGGGGATCAGTACGTGCGGAACGAGGGTTTCAAATTGTACCGTGACGGGCGATTCTTCCATGTGCCCGTCGATTTGACCGAGAGTCAGAACCTCGCCGCAGGTCAGGCCGGAACAGAGGGAGAAGCTGCACGCGGGATGCTGCAGCAGACGCTGTCGACCATTCCCCCCGCGCCGCCGGTCAAGGGAGGTCCGAATGCCGGGGCACGGTCCAACTACCCGGACTGGCGGAACATTGTGAACCCGAATGATTAG
- the sbnA gene encoding 2,3-diaminopropionate biosynthesis protein SbnA produces the protein MNEIQQQQSTISAPSEGVLDAIGSTPLIHLRRYLESADVQLYAKLESCNPGGSAKDRPARTMIEHALQTGEIDENTTVIEATSGNMGIGLAQACNYYGIPLICVVDPHAQPQNIGIMEAYGAIIERVTQPLYGDYLKACLTRVQELLQQIPDSYWPNQYANLQNPQAYEQGTVQEVDAALQGEIDYLFVATSSVGAARGCQEYFTKRGRQTKVIAVDAAGSLLFGGPGGARRIPGLGSGNIPPLAAGQDFDRVVRVTDLDCVTGCRRMVKYESILAGGSAGGVLEAVRSMIPELRTKVCAAILHDSGTRYLDTIYSDNWVEQELRYPVEELEMRIEQPSRVNKSFSTQKPVRFSPHFLEHATV, from the coding sequence ATGAATGAGATTCAACAACAGCAAAGCACGATATCAGCCCCGAGTGAGGGAGTTTTAGACGCGATCGGTTCGACTCCCCTGATTCATCTCCGCCGCTATCTCGAATCGGCGGATGTTCAACTTTACGCCAAACTGGAATCCTGCAATCCGGGAGGCAGTGCCAAGGACCGCCCCGCCCGGACGATGATCGAACACGCATTGCAGACCGGAGAAATCGACGAGAACACCACGGTCATTGAAGCCACCTCCGGGAACATGGGTATCGGACTGGCCCAGGCCTGTAACTATTATGGCATCCCCCTGATCTGCGTCGTCGATCCGCACGCGCAACCACAGAATATCGGTATTATGGAAGCCTATGGTGCCATCATCGAACGTGTCACACAGCCCCTGTATGGGGATTATCTGAAAGCCTGTCTGACCCGCGTGCAGGAACTGCTGCAACAGATCCCCGATTCCTACTGGCCTAATCAGTATGCGAATCTGCAGAATCCCCAGGCCTACGAACAGGGCACAGTACAGGAAGTCGATGCAGCTCTGCAGGGAGAAATCGATTACCTGTTTGTCGCCACCAGCAGTGTTGGTGCGGCGCGTGGCTGTCAGGAATACTTCACGAAACGGGGGCGCCAGACCAAAGTGATTGCCGTCGATGCCGCAGGCAGTCTCCTGTTTGGTGGGCCGGGTGGCGCGCGTCGCATTCCCGGCCTGGGTTCGGGAAACATCCCCCCACTGGCAGCAGGACAGGATTTTGACCGGGTCGTCCGGGTCACCGATCTCGACTGCGTCACCGGCTGTCGCAGGATGGTCAAGTATGAATCAATCCTCGCCGGGGGATCGGCCGGCGGAGTACTGGAAGCAGTCCGTTCCATGATTCCGGAACTTCGCACCAAAGTCTGTGCCGCGATCCTGCATGACTCCGGCACGCGCTATCTGGATACAATTTACTCAGACAATTGGGTCGAACAGGAACTGCGTTACCCCGTGGAAGAATTAGAGATGCGGATTGAACAACCCAGTCGAGTGAATAAGTCGTTCTCCACACAGAAACCAGTGCGTTTCAGTCCTCATTTTCTGGAACATGCAACGGTATGA
- a CDS encoding serine/threonine protein kinase has protein sequence MSEEHELMEGDLDQIIASLMRKIDQGEKIDAQQLVRDHPHLQAELEAYLADVALIEKLAGPTASEQCYASEWNAKAEQTAHYRQGGHSESDIESQLLQGRFGRYQIEKVLGQGAMGTVYLAEDLELERQVALKVPRLDDSESAEMVLERFYREARSAATLRHRGICPVYDVGCEEGVSYISMAFIPGMPLATCIAQGIINSQRKIGIVMRKLALALEAAHQQGVIHRDLKPANIMLDEDNEPVIMDFGLARQLGKQEAERLTVTGMVMGSPAYMSPEQVTGDIDAVGPQSDIYNLGIILYELLTGRLPFQGPAVVLIGQILTAEPVPPSREVEGVAPELEAICLKMLAKKIDDRYQSMQEVVDALTAFLKKSGQTSAAKSKRKSSLTPERQPASHWFDFRNGSVSGRAVFLAAALPIVFLLGAIVLLFRAGERTVQVTIDDPSAVVTIDGKQRVRFSGKQGEVELAIGPHEVTVTHNGTIVKGYDQFHFVVAENGNEPLVIEVLDQTAPPVEKPVAKPASESPPLNEPDPVLARLLAMMRQKPDMVQEFDFKRGPERIDVSNLTFRDGRLLIEMNAGSYDGAWPWIDGNGSGLIQVDVKLLEGAGWLVNLHTSEDIGFLIELKDGEMAARASLFGDRKNTLMPGYKLLEKEAPTRGVNQIDQLLILIEGRKITVFLNGKQCGEPFTLDFDIGKYSVLVGALNNNRERMTKVEYERIRIFPLLNESVK, from the coding sequence ATGTCTGAAGAGCACGAACTGATGGAAGGCGATCTGGATCAGATTATTGCCAGTCTGATGCGGAAGATCGATCAGGGGGAGAAAATCGATGCTCAACAGCTGGTGAGGGATCATCCGCATCTGCAGGCAGAGCTCGAAGCTTATCTGGCTGACGTGGCACTGATCGAAAAACTGGCCGGCCCTACTGCATCGGAGCAGTGTTATGCTTCCGAGTGGAATGCGAAGGCAGAGCAGACGGCCCATTATCGGCAGGGCGGTCATTCTGAGTCTGATATAGAGAGCCAGTTGTTGCAGGGGCGATTTGGTCGCTACCAGATTGAAAAGGTGCTGGGACAGGGGGCGATGGGCACCGTGTACCTGGCGGAGGATCTGGAACTGGAACGGCAGGTGGCGTTGAAAGTGCCCAGGCTGGATGATTCCGAGTCGGCCGAAATGGTGCTGGAGCGTTTCTATCGTGAGGCTCGTTCCGCAGCCACACTGCGACATCGGGGGATCTGTCCCGTCTATGATGTCGGGTGCGAGGAGGGAGTGAGTTACATCTCCATGGCTTTTATTCCCGGGATGCCGCTGGCGACTTGTATCGCCCAGGGGATAATCAATTCGCAGCGGAAAATCGGGATCGTGATGCGCAAGCTGGCCCTGGCACTCGAAGCGGCGCATCAGCAGGGAGTGATCCACCGCGACCTCAAGCCGGCGAATATCATGCTGGATGAAGATAACGAGCCCGTAATTATGGACTTCGGACTGGCCCGTCAACTGGGAAAGCAGGAAGCGGAACGTCTGACGGTCACCGGCATGGTGATGGGATCGCCGGCGTATATGTCTCCCGAACAGGTCACCGGCGACATTGATGCAGTGGGACCGCAGAGTGATATCTACAACCTGGGTATCATCTTGTACGAGCTGCTCACGGGCCGGCTGCCATTCCAGGGACCAGCCGTGGTTCTGATCGGTCAAATTCTGACGGCAGAGCCCGTTCCCCCGTCCCGTGAGGTAGAGGGAGTGGCGCCCGAGCTCGAAGCGATCTGCCTGAAAATGCTGGCGAAGAAAATCGACGATCGTTATCAGTCGATGCAGGAAGTCGTCGATGCGCTGACTGCGTTCCTTAAAAAATCAGGACAGACCTCTGCAGCCAAAAGTAAGCGAAAGTCATCTTTGACGCCGGAGCGACAACCGGCGTCTCACTGGTTTGACTTCCGGAATGGTTCTGTGTCAGGTCGGGCGGTGTTCCTGGCGGCTGCATTGCCGATCGTATTTCTGCTGGGGGCGATCGTCCTGTTGTTCCGTGCCGGTGAGCGGACCGTGCAGGTGACGATTGATGATCCGTCAGCCGTGGTGACCATCGATGGAAAACAGCGAGTCAGATTTTCAGGCAAGCAGGGTGAGGTCGAACTGGCGATCGGCCCGCATGAAGTGACAGTGACCCACAACGGGACTATCGTCAAAGGCTATGATCAGTTTCATTTTGTGGTTGCGGAAAACGGGAACGAACCGCTGGTCATCGAAGTGCTGGATCAGACTGCACCACCTGTTGAAAAACCAGTGGCAAAACCTGCCAGCGAAAGTCCTCCCCTGAATGAACCCGATCCCGTGCTGGCCCGACTGCTGGCGATGATGCGACAGAAGCCAGACATGGTTCAGGAGTTTGACTTTAAACGTGGTCCGGAACGGATTGATGTTTCAAATCTCACCTTCCGGGACGGTCGCCTGTTGATCGAGATGAATGCAGGCTCCTATGATGGTGCCTGGCCCTGGATCGACGGGAACGGATCGGGGCTGATTCAGGTGGATGTGAAGCTGCTGGAAGGCGCCGGCTGGCTGGTTAATCTGCATACTTCTGAAGATATCGGTTTTCTCATCGAATTGAAAGATGGGGAAATGGCCGCCCGAGCTTCTCTGTTCGGGGATCGGAAGAATACGTTGATGCCCGGGTACAAACTACTGGAGAAAGAGGCACCGACCCGCGGGGTGAACCAGATCGATCAGTTACTGATTCTGATCGAAGGCCGCAAGATCACCGTGTTCTTAAATGGGAAACAGTGTGGAGAACCATTTACGCTCGATTTTGACATCGGTAAGTACAGTGTGCTGGTCGGGGCGTTGAATAATAACCGGGAGCGGATGACGAAAGTGGAGTACGAACGGATCCGGATCTTCCCGCTGTTGAATGAATCTGTAAAATAA
- a CDS encoding GNAT family N-acetyltransferase: MVFEAQPTLTGRLLELRPLQEDDYDALFAVASDRLIWEQHPASDRYQPEVFQKFFRDAMESGGALLAIDQATGAVIGSSRYHGYNESASEVEIGWTFLARSHWGGQFNGEMKQLMLQHAFQFVDAVIFLIGPENIRSQRAVEKIGGVRDGSRTDGSGMESWLYRIHAAEYTGQKS; the protein is encoded by the coding sequence ATGGTATTCGAGGCACAACCCACACTGACCGGCAGACTGCTGGAACTGCGTCCGCTGCAGGAGGACGATTATGACGCTTTGTTTGCGGTCGCCTCTGATCGGTTGATCTGGGAACAGCATCCGGCGTCTGACCGTTACCAGCCGGAAGTGTTTCAGAAATTCTTCCGGGACGCGATGGAATCGGGCGGGGCGTTGCTGGCGATCGATCAGGCGACCGGTGCCGTGATCGGTTCTTCGCGCTATCACGGATATAACGAGAGTGCCTCCGAAGTGGAGATCGGCTGGACTTTTCTGGCGCGTTCGCACTGGGGCGGACAGTTTAACGGCGAAATGAAGCAGCTGATGCTGCAGCACGCATTTCAGTTTGTGGATGCGGTGATCTTTCTGATCGGTCCGGAAAACATTCGTTCGCAGCGGGCGGTGGAAAAGATCGGCGGAGTTCGTGACGGCAGCCGAACGGATGGATCGGGGATGGAGAGCTGGCTGTATCGGATTCATGCGGCTGAATACACAGGGCAAAAAAGTTAA